CTCCCGCCCCTGCCGCCGGCCGCAACCGCCTGCTCACGCCTCCTGCGGCCGGCGGCGCTCCCCGTCCCGCCTCGCCGCCCCGCTCTGACTGAGCCGCGGCCACCGCCGTCCAGCCTTCCCTCTAAATCTCCCCCATCTTCTGCAGTTCCGGCGAGGTACCCGCACCATCACCAGAACCTAAGTCGTCGACCACCCTACCCACCCTAGAACCCCAAGGTTTTCCTTCATCTCCGGTGAGATACATTCCTCGCCAAGCTCATCGCCTTCGTTTTCTCCGATGAGTTTGGTCACCACGGGAGGATGGTGGGCCAACCCGTTGCGTGGGTACGCATTAAAAAATATTTTAAACCTTCAACTTTTTTCTTTGAAACAAGGCAAAAGTTTTGCCAGGAGAAAAATAGATGGGTTATTTATGAGGAAAACTGGCTAAAATTAAGTGTTCATACATTTGAAGACCAAAAGCAAACGTTCCAATGAACATTGTTGATGTAGTCATATGGAGATGCTGATCTCAAGGACGTTCACACCTATAAGGCTATAAGCGATGGAGTGCTACAACCGGCAACATTTCTGCAGTTCCACATGTGTTCGGTGTAGACAATGTCTCCCGGACTCTGATCCATGAAACTAGCGGAGGAAGAAAGATTTGGACATCGCAACAATGTGTGTATGATGGAGATCTCAAACATCGTATGCACATTCCAATATTTTGAAACCATGTGTGAGGGAGAGAGGGTGAGAGGCAAAATCAAAGGGGGTGGAATGAGGAGAGTAGTGGCgatgcccttagagcatctccagtagtGGCGATATATCGCGCCCGCGCTAAAATAACCGTTGATATACCACGCGAGCGGCTGATTTGTGCCTCCAGCAGATGTGCCAAAAGTTGCGTGCACTCTAAAACTCGCGCACGCATTCTGCGCCCTCCAACGCCCCAAAAATAGCGCTTTTGGTCGAGCGCGGGCTATCATTGTGGCTCGCGCGCAAACATCCAACCTCCGCGATGAAACTTCACCCGCACCTGCGCTTCTCCTTCCCCATAGCAGTGCGATTCCGCCGCCGCATACACACCGATTCATTCGCGGCGGTGCTTCTCTCCCCACTCCCGCAGTAGATCCGCCGGCGTCGCGCCTCGATAAAGCTTCCCCAAGGTCGTCGCGAGCGAGCCGTCACGCCTCTTTTTCCCGGGCACATTGATGAGTCCAGATTGCACAccattggggaaccccaagagaaatgtatgatgagcacagtagcaattttttcctcagtaagaaaccaatgtttaatcgaTCAGTAGAAGAAaaacgtgacttctgaaggtgttgctagctgacttgtggcagggcgcactaccggcgtcagcaacaacgtggaacctgtacacaacataaccaaaatactttgctccaacttacagtgaggttgtcaatctcaccagttttgctgaaaacaaataattaactgtatagtgtggaaaaagacggaaattcaatttggttcccgggtgcatatgctccctctaccaagaaATATATTTTGAAGTGCcaaaaaaatttgacaaaaaaatcTGCCTCTAGATCTCCACAATATATGTTCATACGCCAAGTTTCGAGAAAAACCGATATTTTTTGtgatctatataaaaaagagaaaatttatgttGTAACAAGCTTTATTttaagcactgaattttgtcttttttacacacgccacaagACAAGTCGAATTTTGACGAAACAACTTTGTAGACatgtagcatgtgaagatgttCATGCCaaatttttgtttcaaatttttTTGATGTTTCAAAATGTATCtaagatgcattttaaaataaagagatcatatgatcccatgtgccaaaacaccactcccggaaaaagatgtttgtttgcagtgtaaattaaagagaacagtgcttgcagtaagtaaacagaacatgatgattTTATCAGTTTAAAATAAAGAactgaggtccacagttcactagagatgtctctccataaagataaataacatactgggtgaacaaattacagctggacaattgatagaataaagaccatacatgacaagatgattactatgagattcatttgagcattacaacataatacatagactgtaatccaactgcgtctatgactaataatccaccttcaggttatcatccgaaccccttccagtatttagttgcaagcaacaaattatcgcattaagcaatgtgtgtaaagtaaacaatagaattatcctttgacaaagcattgttgttttctccctagtagcaatagcacatctacaatcttagaagttattgacactcttccagattactagaggcatgaacccactatcgagcataagtactccctcttggagtcacaagcacatactaggccaaagcatctactagcaacgaagagcatgcaagatcacaaataacatatgacaagtatataatcgatcccaaccatagtattcaatattcatcggatctcagcaaacacaacatgtagcattacataaagatgatcttgatcatgatagacagttcacaagatctaaacatgaagcataaattagagaagacaaccatctagctactgctatagatCCGGAGTCCAgatatgaactactcacgcatcacttcggaggcgggcatggcgatgtagaggcctatggtgatgatctccctccccggcagggtgctgggaagagcttcagaaccctcccgagctagggtgggCAATGAcgaccgcgacggaacttttcgtggatgtagGCTCGGGTATTTAAGTTTCTTGTGAAACATGTTTACGCCGGTGCTAGCGCGCTGCATTTTAGCGTGCCTACTGGGGCAACTTTTCCTATTTTTGGTGCACCGCTTTTTAGCGCTGCCAATGAAGTAGAAATCGGCGACGCGTGCTATACTACGATGAAACGCGCTGCAAAGTGGTTTTAGAGTTTTAAAGAAAATTTGGAACAAAAAACTAGGGGTTACTAATAATGTATGCTACGTTGGTGTAAAATCTTAATGCAAACAAATATGAATTCTAGGCTACATAAAATTAACAAAATCTGATAAATTTTATAGTCTTGAAATATGCACTATATTTACTATAGTATAAAATTTATCAGAATTTATCTTTTTTATGTAGTCTAGAATatgaagtactccctccgattcatattaattgagttcaatatggatgtatctagaactaaaatgtgtctagatacatctatattagagtcaattaatatgaaccggagggatttTGAGTTGAGATTTTGCACCATTATAGTATACATCATTGGCTATCTCTAAAATTTTATTTCAAAAAGGGCTAGGTGTAGCTTAGGCCTCCCTTTTAAaatttccagttaaaaggccgaaATCAACACTTCCAGGCCCCCCAAAAAAAGGCAGCTCCAAATGCCAGCACCCCAGCCGCCTGCCCACTCGCCGGAGCAGCCGCATGAGACTCGCCGCCAGCCGCCCATCCCCGCCGGTCGCCACCCTCCTCGGCCGCTGCCGCACACCGCGCTGCCTCGCCCAGCTCCACGCCCGCATCGTCCGCCTCGGCCTCCACAACCAGCACGCCCTGCTCGCGCGCTTCGCCGCCGCCTGCGACGccctcgcctgcccctccgtcgccgaCTCCCTCCTCTCCGCTCTCCCTCCCCACGCCGTCCCGCTCAGCCTCCGCAACACCCTGCTCTCCTCGCTCTCCCGCCACTCCCCGCTCCACGCCGCTCTCGCGCAGTTCGGTCTGATCCGCCGCAACGCCTCCCCCGACGCCTTCTCTTTCCCTTCCCTCCTCCGCGCGTGCGCCCGCGTGCCATGCCTACACACCGGCTCCGCACTGCACGCCGCGGCCATACGCCTCGGCGTCGACACCGACCTCTTCGTCCGCACGGCGCTCATCCAGTTCTACGGGAGGTGCAGCGCCGCCGGAGCAGCCCGGGCGCTGTTCGACTCAATGATCGTCGCCAGCGAGGTTTCCTGGACCTCcatcatcatggtctacgtcgactgCGGTGACATCTTATCCGCCCGCGAGTGTTTCGATCGGATACCGCACAGGAACGTGGTCCATTGGAACGCCATGGTACACGGGTATGTCAAGTGCGGGGACCTGGACAGTGCAAGGAGGCTGTTCGAAGAAATGCCCCAAAGAACTGCTGCGGCACACACATCGCTGATTGGAGGGTACGCAAAGGCAGGGAATATGCAAGGTGCCAAGCTGCTGTTCGATAAGTTGCAGGACCGGGATGTGTTCGCGTGGTCAGCGATGATATCAGGCTATGCGCAGAATGGTTACCCTCGAGAGGCTTTAAGGATTTTCAACCAGTTCCGCAAGAAAGACATATGCCCAGATGAGCTTGTTATCGTTGCTCTCATGACAGCATGCTCCCAGCTGGGTAACATCATGCTAGCCAAATGGATTGAGGGTTACGTCATGCGCTATTCTATAGATATGAGCAATGCCCATGTGTTGGCTGGTCTCGTGAACATGAACGCAAAGTGCGGGAACATGGAGAGGGCTACTGTTTTGTTTGAGTCTATGCCGGTTCGAGATGTGTTCTCGTACTGTTCAATGATGCAAGGTCATTGCCTCCATGGTTCAGCTAACAAGGCTGTGGAGCTTTTCTCTAGGATGCTCTTGGAGGGCCTCTCTCCAGATAATGCGGTGTTTACAGTTGTTCTGACAGCTTGCAATCATGCTGGCCTGGTTGAAGAAGGGAAGAAGTACTTTGGCATGATGAAGAATGAGTACTTGATTGTGCCATGCGGCGATCACTATGCTTGCCTTGTAAGTCTTCTTGGACGTTTTGGGATGCTGAGAGATGCATATGAGATTATCAAGTCGATGCCTGGAAAACCTCATCCGGGATCATGGGGTGCATTGTTGGGTGGATGCATACTCCATGGCGATGTTGAACTTGGGAAAATTGCAGCGCAGAAGCTCTTTGAAGTTGAACCCGATAATGCTGGGAATTATGTCTCCCTGTCAAATATTTATGCTAACATTGACAGATGGGTGGATGTTTCTCAAGTTAGAGCTGAAATGACTGGAAAAGGGATCACGAAAATAGCAGGTCGAACCCTTGTTCTCCAGTGAAGCATTAGGCGAGAAGATTGATGCATTTGCCTTGCCTTAGCTGTGCTGGAACTTATAGGAAAGTTGACTAGAATAATAGGCCTCTGTTGTGAATGTGGAAAAAGACAACATGTGTGTTTTTCATTGTTGACTCGTGATGGCTTAGATCATCTGGTTTACACTCAAATAGAAGATGTTTACGGTAGAAGATGGCTCCCTTCTGACTTAGATGACACGGTAGTTTATGACCTGTCTCAGGTTAATCAGAGGCATGAAGCCATCCTAGGTAGAATGTTCACTTCTGCATAGTGCTTCTACTTATTGCTGACATTGCCCCGTGTTCAGAACCAGAGGATTATTTGATTGCtggtgagatatcatccaccTCTGATGAGATGAAGTCCTGTGAGTATTCTTTCACACCGAGTCATTCCTTAATCTTCTTTACTGCCAATTATGATATCCAATTAGTGTGATGCACTGCTGCTAATACGACTGTCCTATGTGATTACTATTTACTACCGAACTCCTGCTTCCAGCATACAAGGTAGTGCGGTTATGTCTGTAGTTGCAATGTAGATGAAAGCTATAACTTTGATGAATTGAAATCATATGTTTCACAAATATTTCAAGTATAAAAAACTTCTTACATAAAATGGTATATTTTTTTATATTTGTTTTTACTAATATACATATTTTGAACAACATATCAGTATAGTCTTTACACAACTTTTAGAATGTGAAAAATTCCCTTTTCCTGCACAATGTGAATGCACGGATTGGCTATCTTTTAACTCTTAATATTACCTAGGTCCCCCCAAATCATCTAAAACACACCTTTTAACTATCAAAACGCTGGCTTCACTCCTTCGACCGATTCCAGAGTTGTTTCGACTGATGTTGGTGTCAGCTGTATGCTCCATCACCATCAGATTATATTAAAAAGCCaaacaaaaaataatatgaaaTGGCTATCAGTGCTTCACTAGCTACCTTGCAATATTCTTCTTTGTCCTCTGTTCCTCCCTGTCTGCCATGCCTTGTCCTTGTACTCAAACTCACTCTGCCCTTGCTCCTGCACTCTTTGAGGAGGAGCTCCAAGTTATTCTCAAGCTTAGCACGGAGCACCTAAGAGCAGACTCCCACAACAGGAACTGTGCAGAACGATTTTTGCTCTTAAAGTCTTTATGGCTATGCCCATTGTGTTTTTTTTTTCCATGACCGGCTGCTCCTCGTTCTGCTGTGTCGTTTACATGGACTTGATTTTGGAGCTTCACTATGTCCACTGTTGTCCCAGATGAACCCCGGCCCATGTCCCTCGCATTGCATCTGGACACCCACAACACCATGTCTAAGCCACTGTCAGACCCCAAGGGATGGGGTCTACCTCATGGCGAGATTAGGGTTGTGGAGGCAGAGGTGGTCTCCTGGAACAGGCACACAATGGCGAATTTGTTGGCATGCAGCTTCCTCGCCCTTGTGGTGAAGTGTCGCCCATATGGCTGTGGATTAGCTCAGTGGAGGCTAGGGCGAGGATGGTAGAGGGATCA
This region of Lolium perenne isolate Kyuss_39 chromosome 2, Kyuss_2.0, whole genome shotgun sequence genomic DNA includes:
- the LOC127334763 gene encoding putative pentatricopeptide repeat-containing protein At5g37570, whose product is MRLAASRPSPPVATLLGRCRTPRCLAQLHARIVRLGLHNQHALLARFAAACDALACPSVADSLLSALPPHAVPLSLRNTLLSSLSRHSPLHAALAQFGLIRRNASPDAFSFPSLLRACARVPCLHTGSALHAAAIRLGVDTDLFVRTALIQFYGRCSAAGAARALFDSMIVASEVSWTSIIMVYVDCGDILSARECFDRIPHRNVVHWNAMVHGYVKCGDLDSARRLFEEMPQRTAAAHTSLIGGYAKAGNMQGAKLLFDKLQDRDVFAWSAMISGYAQNGYPREALRIFNQFRKKDICPDELVIVALMTACSQLGNIMLAKWIEGYVMRYSIDMSNAHVLAGLVNMNAKCGNMERATVLFESMPVRDVFSYCSMMQGHCLHGSANKAVELFSRMLLEGLSPDNAVFTVVLTACNHAGLVEEGKKYFGMMKNEYLIVPCGDHYACLVSLLGRFGMLRDAYEIIKSMPGKPHPGSWGALLGGCILHGDVELGKIAAQKLFEVEPDNAGNYVSLSNIYANIDRWVDVSQVRAEMTGKGITKIAGRTLVLQ